TGATGCTTCGGTTTCAGTCAAGGTTCAACCAAATCGACACATACAAACTGAACCAAGACCTGATTTGTTTCATATATAGCTGCATAATTGCAAGTATCATCCAGATCCTGGgtaggggggagagaggggaagcTCACCACACTAGGAGAGCAGGAGGACACAGCTGTCGGTCCACGCGCTGGAGGATAGGAGGCCTTGCTGCTCCACCTCCTCTGACCAAAAGAGCTCGTCGGGGATGGCCGCGTCGAGGAGGACGACGTCCAGCACGCTGCCGGATAGCTGGAGAATGGGGTTCAGGGGCATTGCCTGCGCGTTAACAAACTTTAAGACaacctcaaaaatatcaaatgcgtcGAGCATGGCACATACCCCAGCAGCATGGGCTCATGTCTAATGTATGAACTATTCTTCAATTATTTCTAAAGAATATATATTCTTTAATTAGTTTATCATTACATAGTGTTTTCCAATTACCATGCTCACTAATGGAAAATTACATCTTAAAAGTTAATTGTACAAGCAAGTCGGCTCAGGTTTCTGTACGAACAACACCATGGCCATGGTCTCTGAGCTACAGTTATCCTATGATATTAAATACTTCTGTTATAGGAAAAAACATATAATCTAGATGGACTACATAGTGAATCTTGGGATTAATCCTTTTTATTAATTGATCATTTCTATTTTGTTAATATCTTGGACTACACATGGACAAAAAACATGACAAGGATTTATCTGTTTGCAGATTGAGGACACGACCATGACATACAGACTTGCATTCTCTAACATGACATACCTTCAAGGTCCAGAGTACCAAGAAACATAACCTATCTAGTACACATGTACCCAGAAATAACTAAACCGATAACCACTTACATCACCAACGAACTCCGACCAATCGACTAACCCTGCCGTAGGTAAGATTAGAGCTTACAGGGGAGGAGCTCACCCA
This is a stretch of genomic DNA from Triticum dicoccoides isolate Atlit2015 ecotype Zavitan unplaced genomic scaffold, WEW_v2.0 scaffold97559, whole genome shotgun sequence. It encodes these proteins:
- the LOC119348602 gene encoding uncharacterized protein LOC119348602 — encoded protein: MALIDAVYRGAAAMELATGFAAATGAASSALPGPSCPAFICCSLSSSPWAMPLNPILQLSGSVLDVVLLDAAIPDELFWSEEVEQQGLLSSSAWTDSCVLLLS